In Streptomyces sp. NBC_00433, a single genomic region encodes these proteins:
- the hemG gene encoding protoporphyrinogen oxidase, which translates to MSHTHSGTDQAAARDRAAGPQAGPAGRHVVVIGGGISGLAAAHRLAGAGVRVTLLEASARLGGKLHADEIAGVPVDLGAESILARRPEAVGLAREVGLGDDLEPPAVLGAALWTRGRLRPMPKGHVMGVPGDLGPLAASGVLSAAGLARLPLDHVLPRTGIGGDVAVGAFVAARLGREVVDRLVEPLLGGVYAGNAYEISLRAAVPQLYAAARGRRSLIEAARSVQAKAAAGAGTGPVFNGIRGGIGRLPLAVADACRAAGVTIETSAPVRELRRTGPHGWQVRLDDRAVDADAVVLAAPAPVAARLLGAESPAAAADLGSIDYASMALVTMAFRRADLNRLPWSSGFLVPPVDGRTIKASTFSSRKWGWQDAAGGDTVVLRTSVGRHGDEADLAWDDTDLVRLSREDLGEAVGLRAAPVAARVTRWEGGLPQYPVGHVDRVARIREQVAKLPGLAVCGAPYDGVGIPACVGSGHRAAAEVLGTLVERAEDGAGE; encoded by the coding sequence ATGAGCCACACGCACAGCGGCACGGACCAGGCAGCCGCCCGCGACCGGGCAGCGGGACCCCAGGCAGGACCCGCGGGGCGACATGTGGTGGTGATCGGCGGCGGCATCTCGGGCCTGGCCGCCGCCCACCGGCTGGCCGGCGCGGGCGTCCGGGTGACGCTCCTGGAGGCCTCCGCCCGGCTCGGCGGCAAGCTGCACGCGGACGAGATCGCCGGAGTGCCGGTCGACCTCGGTGCCGAATCGATTCTGGCCCGCCGCCCGGAAGCGGTCGGGCTGGCCCGCGAGGTCGGCCTCGGCGACGACCTGGAGCCGCCCGCCGTGCTCGGCGCCGCCCTGTGGACCCGCGGCAGGCTGCGCCCCATGCCCAAGGGCCATGTGATGGGCGTGCCCGGCGACCTGGGCCCGCTCGCCGCCTCCGGGGTGCTCTCCGCCGCGGGCCTCGCCCGGCTGCCGCTCGACCACGTCCTGCCGCGCACCGGGATCGGCGGCGATGTGGCCGTCGGCGCCTTCGTCGCCGCCCGCCTCGGCCGCGAGGTCGTCGACCGGCTGGTGGAGCCGCTGCTCGGCGGCGTCTACGCCGGGAACGCGTACGAGATTTCGCTGCGCGCCGCCGTCCCCCAGCTCTACGCCGCGGCCCGCGGCCGGCGCTCGCTGATCGAGGCCGCCCGCTCGGTCCAGGCCAAGGCCGCCGCCGGGGCCGGCACCGGACCGGTCTTCAACGGCATCCGCGGCGGCATCGGCCGGCTGCCGCTCGCCGTCGCCGACGCCTGCCGGGCCGCCGGCGTCACCATCGAGACCTCCGCGCCGGTGCGCGAGCTGCGCAGGACCGGGCCGCACGGCTGGCAGGTCCGCCTCGACGACCGCGCCGTCGACGCCGACGCCGTGGTCCTCGCCGCCCCCGCGCCCGTCGCCGCCCGGCTGCTCGGAGCCGAGTCGCCGGCCGCCGCGGCCGACCTGGGCAGCATCGACTACGCGAGCATGGCGCTGGTCACCATGGCCTTCCGCCGCGCCGACCTGAACCGGCTGCCGTGGTCCAGCGGCTTCCTCGTCCCGCCGGTCGACGGCCGTACGATCAAGGCCTCGACCTTCTCCAGCCGCAAGTGGGGCTGGCAGGACGCGGCCGGCGGCGACACGGTGGTGCTGCGCACCTCGGTCGGCCGCCACGGCGACGAGGCGGACCTCGCCTGGGACGACACCGACCTGGTCCGGCTGTCCCGCGAGGACCTGGGGGAGGCGGTCGGCCTGCGGGCCGCACCGGTCGCCGCCCGCGTCACCCGCTGGGAGGGCGGCCTGCCGCAGTATCCGGTCGGCCACGTCGACCGCGTCGCGCGTATCCGCGAGCAGGTCGCCAAGCTCCCCGGCCTCGCGGTCTGCGGCGCCCCCTACGACGGCGTGGGCATCCCCGCCTGCGTCGGCAGCGGGCACCGCGCGGCCGCCGAGGTGCTGGGGACCCTGGTCGAGCGCGCCGAGGACGGCGCGGGAGAATAG